The following coding sequences are from one Nilaparvata lugens isolate BPH chromosome 6, ASM1435652v1, whole genome shotgun sequence window:
- the LOC111058037 gene encoding holotricin-3-like, whose translation MQHLFCVLLIYYLDLADSGKYPSLTSRGWYSSPVASHGYGGYGGHGGGHGGGHGGGYGGHGGGGHGGGHGGGHGGGHGVHGGHGGGGHGGGGHGGGGYGGYPTIIKIITFGGYGGGHGGGHGGGGHGGGGGTYVITGGGGGGGHGGGGGHGGGGGGHGGGWW comes from the exons ATGCAACATCTATTTTGCGTTCTCctgatatattatttggatttgGCTGATTCAGGGAAAT ATCCATCCCTCACGAGCCGGGGTTGGTATTCATCCCCAGTCGCTAGCCACGGTTACGGAGGTTATGGAGGTCATGGGGGCGGTCACGGAGGCGGTCACGGGGGCGGCTACGGTGGTCACGGAGGCGGAGGTCACGGAGGCGGTCATGGTGGAGGTCACGGAGGCGGTCACGGAGTTCATGGAGGTCACGGGGGTGGAGGTCATGGGGGCGGTGGTCACGGAGGCGGTGGTTATGGTGGATATCCCACCATTATTAAGATAATCACGTTCGGTGGTTATGGAGGCGGTCACGGGGGTGGTCATGGCGGAGGCG GACATGGAGGAGGTGGAGGCACCTACGTCATCacgggaggaggaggtggaggaggtcacggaggaggaggtggtcatggaggaggaggaggaggtcaTG GTGGAGGTTGGTGGTAG
- the LOC111058033 gene encoding uncharacterized protein LOC111058033 isoform X3, with translation MSTFITLLPILTLLSLLPASGRVTVKRQDTPPASDVINVNHLADPIIEQFSNEIIAEGKEQAKVDDFEEFYRVGLLGAKFTLFEFQCKNGWVRDISSVTRQGDVFLHTGGLPISVDIPFGFKILQFNCDSYLLRVPVVKVSGKLQADVAANAVDLKVSVDFIDEQCRFRVDRLKVVKLEGIQIQVTGFSIFNGMFNKIVSWIARLFKNTIEQRIAEQIKVSLKTIVEQSDLCHEHTLMKITDKKELIPVLAASFGRVTHQISNWY, from the exons ATGTCCACCTTTATCACACTGTTGCCAATTCTCACGCTACTCTCCCTGCTGCCTGCTTCTGGAAGGGTGACCGTGAAACGTCAAGACACACCCCCTGCCAGTGACGTCATAAACGTCAACCACTTGGCTGACCctattattgaacaattcagCAACGAAATCATAGCTGAGGGCAAAGAACAGGCAAAAGTTGACGATTTTGAAGAGTTCTACAGGGTAGGTTTGCTGGGTGCCAAGTTTACCCTCTTCGAATTTCAGTGTAAAAACGGGTGGGTGAGGGATATTTCTAGTGTGACCCGTCAGGGGGATGTTTTCTTGCATACCGGGGGTTTGCCGATATCGGTGGATATTCCGTTTGGGTTTAAAATCCTGCAGTTTAACTGTGACTCGTATTTGTTAAGGGTGCCAGTGGTTAAGGTTTCAGGTAAACTGCAGGCTGACGTGGCAGCTAACGCTGTAGACCTTAAGGTCAGTGTAGATTTCATAGACGAACAATGTCGATTCAGGGTGGATCGTTTAAAGGTTGTAAAACTAGAAGGTATACAAATACAAGTGACAGGTTTCAGTATATTCAACGGCATGTTTAACAAGATTGTATCTTGGATAGCGAGATTATTCAAGAACACAATCGAGCAAAGAATCGCGGAGCAGATTAAGGTTTCTTTGAAGACTATTGTGGAACAGTCGGACTTGTGTCATGAGCATACCTTGATGAAAATAACTGATAAAAAGGAACTGATACCGGTGCTGGCTGCGTCGTTCGGGAGAGTCACGCATCAG ATAAGTAACTGGTATTGA
- the LOC111058033 gene encoding uncharacterized protein LOC111058033 isoform X2 → MSTFITLLPILTLLSLLPASGRVTVKRQDTPPASDVINVNHLADPIIEQFSNEIIAEGKEQAKVDDFEEFYRVGLLGAKFTLFEFQCKNGWVRDISSVTRQGDVFLHTGGLPISVDIPFGFKILQFNCDSYLLRVPVVKVSGKLQADVAANAVDLKVSVDFIDEQCRFRVDRLKVVKLEGIQIQVTGFSIFNGMFNKIVSWIARLFKNTIEQRIAEQIKVSLKTIVEQSDLCHEHTLMKITDKKELIPVLAASFGRVTHQIEQNITGTHK, encoded by the exons ATGTCCACCTTTATCACACTGTTGCCAATTCTCACGCTACTCTCCCTGCTGCCTGCTTCTGGAAGGGTGACCGTGAAACGTCAAGACACACCCCCTGCCAGTGACGTCATAAACGTCAACCACTTGGCTGACCctattattgaacaattcagCAACGAAATCATAGCTGAGGGCAAAGAACAGGCAAAAGTTGACGATTTTGAAGAGTTCTACAGGGTAGGTTTGCTGGGTGCCAAGTTTACCCTCTTCGAATTTCAGTGTAAAAACGGGTGGGTGAGGGATATTTCTAGTGTGACCCGTCAGGGGGATGTTTTCTTGCATACCGGGGGTTTGCCGATATCGGTGGATATTCCGTTTGGGTTTAAAATCCTGCAGTTTAACTGTGACTCGTATTTGTTAAGGGTGCCAGTGGTTAAGGTTTCAGGTAAACTGCAGGCTGACGTGGCAGCTAACGCTGTAGACCTTAAGGTCAGTGTAGATTTCATAGACGAACAATGTCGATTCAGGGTGGATCGTTTAAAGGTTGTAAAACTAGAAGGTATACAAATACAAGTGACAGGTTTCAGTATATTCAACGGCATGTTTAACAAGATTGTATCTTGGATAGCGAGATTATTCAAGAACACAATCGAGCAAAGAATCGCGGAGCAGATTAAGGTTTCTTTGAAGACTATTGTGGAACAGTCGGACTTGTGTCATGAGCATACCTTGATGAAAATAACTGATAAAAAGGAACTGATACCGGTGCTGGCTGCGTCGTTCGGGAGAGTCACGCATCAGATTGAGCAGAATATAACTG GTACACATAAGTAA
- the LOC111058033 gene encoding uncharacterized protein LOC111058033 isoform X1 has product MSTFITLLPILTLLSLLPASGRVTVKRQDTPPASDVINVNHLADPIIEQFSNEIIAEGKEQAKVDDFEEFYRVGLLGAKFTLFEFQCKNGWVRDISSVTRQGDVFLHTGGLPISVDIPFGFKILQFNCDSYLLRVPVVKVSGKLQADVAANAVDLKVSVDFIDEQCRFRVDRLKVVKLEGIQIQVTGFSIFNGMFNKIVSWIARLFKNTIEQRIAEQIKVSLKTIVEQSDLCHEHTLMKITDKKELIPVLAASFGRVTHQIEQNITGTHK; this is encoded by the coding sequence ATGTCCACCTTTATCACACTGTTGCCAATTCTCACGCTACTCTCCCTGCTGCCTGCTTCTGGAAGGGTGACCGTGAAACGTCAAGACACACCCCCTGCCAGTGACGTCATAAACGTCAACCACTTGGCTGACCctattattgaacaattcagCAACGAAATCATAGCTGAGGGCAAAGAACAGGCAAAAGTTGACGATTTTGAAGAGTTCTACAGGGTAGGTTTGCTGGGTGCCAAGTTTACCCTCTTCGAATTTCAGTGTAAAAACGGGTGGGTGAGGGATATTTCTAGTGTGACCCGTCAGGGGGATGTTTTCTTGCATACCGGGGGTTTGCCGATATCGGTGGATATTCCGTTTGGGTTTAAAATCCTGCAGTTTAACTGTGACTCGTATTTGTTAAGGGTGCCAGTGGTTAAGGTTTCAGGTAAACTGCAGGCTGACGTGGCAGCTAACGCTGTAGACCTTAAGGTCAGTGTAGATTTCATAGACGAACAATGTCGATTCAGGGTGGATCGTTTAAAGGTTGTAAAACTAGAAGGTATACAAATACAAGTGACAGGTTTCAGTATATTCAACGGCATGTTTAACAAGATTGTATCTTGGATAGCGAGATTATTCAAGAACACAATCGAGCAAAGAATCGCGGAGCAGATTAAGGTTTCTTTGAAGACTATTGTGGAACAGTCGGACTTGTGTCATGAGCATACCTTGATGAAAATAACTGATAAAAAGGAACTGATACCGGTGCTGGCTGCGTCGTTCGGGAGAGTCACGCATCAGATTGAGCAGAATATAACTGGTACTCATAAGTAA